The BD1-7 clade bacterium genomic interval GCCACTTCATCGTGAGTGACGGTGTTCAATTCACGCTTAAAATCGGACATATCAATGCTGTTTTCAACATTGGTAATTCGTTGCTTGGAGAAACCTTCAGCTGCCAAGTAGTCAACAGTGCTTTGGGTATAGGCAAACCACCAGCTGGGGAGGCGTAACAAACGTTTTTTGAGTTTGTCTTTAAATGTGAGCTGTTGTGCCTGTAAGTTCCGGCCATGCCCCCAGAACGCAAATTTTTTCGTACCCCATTGATTGAGCAACAAAAGCGGGTAGTTGATCAGGTGTTTGTTGGCCTGTTCTGCTATCACCAGATCGGCCTTGCAGACTTGCTTGGTGAGATGTTGATAAACCAATTTGCCGGAAAAGGCTTCTCGTTTTAGCACGATCACGCCGTATGACGTTGGCAGATCGGCATTATCGGCTTTGGCGCGATTGATGGCATTAGGCGCACTGTAAGCAACCGTTAGTTGGATGTCTTGATCAGCTAGTCGTTGATGCAGTTGATTAAAAAACGGCACCCGGTATTGCTTGATAACTTCCTGGATAATAAGCACCTGCTTTGCCGCCAATGTATTACTCCTTTTCTGTACCTGAGTGCTGGAACACTGATTGATAGAGGGCTGCAATTCGGGCGTTTTTGTCTTCGGCTGAGAATGCTGTCAGAACGCGAGTGGTATCTTGTTTTCCCGCGGTAATATCTTCAATGGCTTTTGCTAGCATTGTTTGCCAGTCAGCAATATCGCCAGGTTTGGCAAAATAGATATCATTGGATGTTATCGCCTCAAATTGTTCAGTTAGCCCTTGAACCTGGCTAATCAATAATTTGTTGCCGTAGCAGAAGTATTCCATGGTTTTGATTGAATAAACGTACTCTAGATCGGAGCCTCGTAGTAGCGGTGAGGCGCACAAGTGGGCATTCGCAATGGCACTGAGAACCTCAGCCCGGGGCACTTTGCCATGGTAGGTGACGTCGTCGATCGGCGCAGATTGGTGGCCATATATATGCAAATGTGCACGGGTGTTGGTGTGCAGATTGGATCGATTGTAACGCTGGATCGCCGTAATCAGGATATCAAGACCAAAACCGGGTAGGCCATGGCCGATATAGACAATATTAATCGGGCTTTTTGCCGACATCGGTTGAAGATATCGCGATGCGGGTAGGTGGGGCAAGGCGTTCTTAAAAAAGTGCACGTTGCGAGAATCCCCACGATAGAAGCGCCAGAATCTCTTTGGTGAATAATTGATAATGATTAAATCTGCGCGTTGAATCACCCGGTAGATCAATCTGCCGCGCAATGAGCTGATGAGCCAGCGGAAGCTGTATTTTTGGAACGTGCTATGCGCTTCTTTGAGCGGGCAATCTGGCGTATCAAAAATCCAAGCTACATTGCGAAAGAGACTGGCAAATATCAATCCAAACAGCGCGTGGTAACTGCGTTGAGTTACGATGGCAATGTCATCGCCGCTGCGGGCTGCTGCCCAGAGTGTTTTTAGATACCCCAAGCCTTCATTAACATGCAAAAGCTGCAAATCCGGCTGGAAGTAAAGGCGTTGTTTGAGGTTGAAGCCCAGCTTATCTTCGATTTTGTCGTTCGGGTTGTGATTGAACAGCGCGTAAAAGCGAGGCATGGCCGTTGTTATCCGTTGTTGTCTAGCGCAGCGAGACAATGCTTCAGGCTCTCGCGCCAATGAGGAATACGGATCTCGAAATCAGCCTGAAAATCAGCCGTATGCATCACACTGTAGGGCGGTCGGCCGGCCGGTGTCGGGTAATCTTCCGTCGTAATCGGTGAGACATCACACGCTGTACCTGAGAGCTCAAAGATTGAAACGGCAAAATCATACCAGCTACACACGCCAGCATTGCTGTAGTGGTAGGTTTTTACACCACGATGGTTTAACTGCGGCAATATTTTCATGATCGCTTCAGCCAAATCTGCCGCATAAGTTGGGCTACCTACTTGATCGGCAACCACACGAAGCTGGGCATGTTTTTCAGCCAGAGTTAACATAGTTTTGACAAAGTTTTTGCCAAATGATGAGTAGACCCAAGCCGTGCGGATAATAACGCTATTATCTGGGCATTCATCCAGAATGGCTTTTTCACCCGCCAGTTTTGAGGTGCCATAAACGTTGGTTGGAGCCGTATCGTCGCTTGGTCGATAAGGGCGACAACCGTGGCCGCTGAAGACATAATCTGTAGATATGTGTACCAGTGAGATGTTTTGCTTTCGAGCTGCTGTTGCAAGATTTTTTGCGCCAATGTGATTAATGGCATCCGCTACGGTTGGTTCGGATTCAGCGGTATCAACGGCTGTGTATGCTGCGCAGTTGATGATGATGTTTATGGCGTTATCGCGACAAAAGGTTTCAACGGCGGCGGCATCTGTAATATCGAGCGTGGCTCGATCAGCGCAGTAAAACCGGGTGTGACTTTTTTCGCCGTTAGCGTGCTGCCTATCGGCAACCTGCCGTATTTCGCTGCCGAGCTGTCCATTTGAACCTGTGACAAGGATGTGGGTTGTCATGATTGCGGTTTAATCCTCAAATGTTTCAGCATCGTTGAGTAGTGGCTGCTGTTGATCCTTTGCCGACAATAACAGGTCTTCTTCAGCCAGTTGCCAGTCGATTGCAAGACTCGGATCATTGAATGCAATGCCGCGATCATGTGAGGGTGAATAGAGGTTGTCGACTTTATAACCAAACACCGTGTTGTCGTCGAGTACAACAAAACCGTGGGCAAAGCCTTGAGGAACAAACAGTTGTTTCTTGTTGGCAGCGGACAGTTCGACGGCCACGTGTTGGCCAAAGGTCGGGCTATTTTTTCGGATGTCGACGGCAACATCCAATACTCGGCCGCTAATCACTCGAACCAGTTTAGTTTGTGCTGCCGGTGAGAGTTGATAGTGCAAGCCCCGCAAAACCCCGCGCTGAGACGATGATTCGTTATCTTGAATAAAATGGATACTGTGGCCAAGAAAATCATCCAACAAATCCTGGCGAAATGATTCCATAAAATACCCCCGATCGTCACCATGGACGGTCGGTTCAATGGTAAAAACATCGGGGATTCGGGTTCTAATGAACTTCATTGGGATAATCTCAGGTTTTTTTCTTTCGTACTTTCGTTAGCACGTTTTAATAAATACTGACCGTATTGGTTCTTTTTGAGCGGCTCGGCTAATTGCAGTAACTTGTCTTTAGAGATGTAACCCATCTCAAACGCGATTTCTTCCAGACAGGCGACTTTCAAGCCCTGACGTTGTTCAATGGTCTGAATATAATTGGATGCCTGCATCAGCGATTCATGTGTGCCGGTATCCAGCCATGCGAACCCACGGCCGAGCAAGTTGACACGCAGCTCCTGTCGTTCAAGAAATGCTTGATTGACGGTTGTGATTTCCAACTCGCCACGTTCTGAAGGTTCGACGGCTTTCGCAATATCGATCACCCGATTCGGATAAAAATACAAACCGACAACCGCGTAGGAACTCTTCGGCGATGCCGGTTTTTCTTCAATGCTCAGTGCATTGCCCGATTCATCGAAATCAACAACACCATAGCGTTCAGGGTCGTTAACGTAATAGCCAAAAACGGTTGCTTGGTTATCTTGTTTAGCGTTGCTGACGGCCTGCTGCAGGTGTTCGGTCAGCCCATGCCCGTAAAAGATATTGTCACCTAGCACTAGACAAACATCGTCGTCACCAATGAAATCCTCACCAATAATAAAGGCTTGCGCCAGGCCATCAGGCGATGGCTGAATGGCATACGATAGAGATAAGCCAAAATCGGAACCGTCACCTAACAGGTTAATGAAGTTTTGCTGATCTTCGGGTGTTGTAATGATTAAGATCTCTGAAACCCCAGCCAGCATAAGCACTGAAAGGGGGTAGTAGATCATGGGTTTGTCGTAAACCGGCGTTAGCTGTTTGCTCACGCCTTTGGTGATTGGGTAGAGCCGAGTGCCAGAGCCACCTGCGAGGATGATACCTTTCATAGTTATTTCACTGTGCCTAATCTGTTACGTTGATAGCTCCCGTCGAGCACGTGATTCGCCCATTCTCGATTGGCAAGATACCATTCAACGGTTTTGCGAATACCAGTTTCAAAGGTTTCGATTGGGCGCCAGCCAAGCTCGTTTTCGATTTTAGATGCATCAATGGCATAGCGTTGATCGTGCCCCGGGCGATCTGTAACAAAAGTAATGAGCTCTTCGAAATGGCTGATACCTTCGGGTTTTTCCGTGATCAGATCATCCAGAATGGAACAGATTGTTTTTACGACATCGATGTTTTGAATTTCGTTGAATCCGCCGATGTTGTACGTTTCTCCGACGCTGCCTTCAGTCACAACTTTGTATAAGGCTCGAGCATGATCTTCAACGTAGAGCCAATCCCGAATCTGATTACCTTTGCCATAAATCGGCAGCGGTTTCCCATCGAGCGCGTTCAAAATGACCAGCGGAATTAATTTCTCCGGAAAATGATATGGCCCGTAGTTATTCGAGCAATTGGTAATGACAACCGGTAGGCCGAAAGTTCGGTGCCAAGCACGAACCAAATGATCGCTAGACGCTTTAGACGCGGAATAGGGCGAACTCGGTGAGTAGGGGGTGGATTCGGTAAACAGCAGCCCAGAGTCATCGAGATCGCCGTACACTTCATCGGTAGAAATATGGTGGAAGCGAAACAATGGTTGTTGTGCTTCAGGCAGCTTGTTCCAGTAATCTCGTGCAACTTCCAGCAAATTGCAGGTGCCGACGATATTGGTTTGGATAAATTCAGCAGGGCCGTCGATGGAGCGATCCACGTGAGATTCTGCCGCAAGGTGCATGATGGCGTCAGGTTGGAAGCTCTCGAATGCTGCCATCATTGCGTCTTTGTCGCAGATATCGGCTTGAATAAAGGCGTATCGAGGGTTGGCCTCGATGTCCTGCAGGTTTTCTAGGTTACCGGCATAGGTTAGTTTGTCGATGTTCAGGACAGTGTTGTCGGTGCAGTTGACGATGTGTCGAATAACTGACGAGCCAATGAAACCTGCCCCTCCTGTCACAATAATATTCATGTAAGTTACTGTATCTGATCGATTGGCTTTTGATTCTATTCGATTTTTAGTACGCGATCATTAATTGTCTTTGACTATCGGCATAAGGGCTTTAACTGATATGTTTTGGGTGTTGCCTTTCTGTGTATTCCTGTTTGCGATAAAGTATGCCTGTCGTTCTGTCACTGCTAAGGGGTTTAAAATGCATGGTTCTATTTGCGTTATTTGTAATGGTGTAAGCCCCGAATTGGCGGGAGGAGTCCAAACTTTTTGNCGAAACTTGGGATTGATTTTCCCGGGAAATTTGGTATTTGTTGATGCCTTTAAAGAAAGGTCAGAGTCAGTCATCTATCGGGTTCCCGAAATGCGACATGTCATTCCGGCGAGGCGTGGCCGGTTGTTAAAGAAGGTCGTTCAGATTTTAAACCGTGATTTTCGTTTAGATATAGAACGGGTACTGATTCGATTCTATCTCCTATTTCGTAATGCTGATTGTTATGTCATTAACTCCCCTAAAGACATTCGTGCTGTTGGAGCCGGCCGCCCTATAATTCTTGTTCAGCATACTCGGATTTCGAGAATGAAGGAAAATAAAGACTACTTCGATAATAATGCAGACCTGCTGGCTGAGGTCAGGGATAAAATATCGATGTTTGTCGTATTGTCTCCGTATGATGTTGATCCCGCCCAAAAATTATTGGGTATCGACAAAGACAAAATCCATGTTGTTAGACACATGTCGTCGATTCCTCTCCTCTGTGGGGAAAAAGCCGGTGGAAAGGTTCTTGTGATGGTTGGCAGGCTGGTCAATTCGGTAAAGCGCTTTGATCTAGTTATTGATGCAATGCGATGTTTGCCTGACTTTGAACTCAAAATATACGGCAACGGCCCTGACCGAGTTATGCTCGAAAAGACATTGCTCGAGAACGGGATAGCAAATGTGGAATTATGTGGACCTACGTCGGATGTTACTAGTGCACTTGATAAAGGCGGCGTGTATGTTTCTTCGAGCGAAGTTGAAGGTTACGGAATTAGTTTGATTGAGGCGATGCGCAGAGGCCTGCCTGTCGTTGTTCGTGATACTTATGAGGCCGCAGTCGATATTGTTGAAGGAAACGGCGTTCTATTGAACGCGAAATGGGACAGAAACGAATTTATCGAAGCTGTGAAGATGATCGAGAATAATTACGAGTCGATGTCGCACGCTAGCTTGATTATGGGGGCTCGGCATAGCGAGCCTGAAATTGCGAGGCAATGGAAAGACCTTCACAATACACTCATTGAATAACTTTTAAGGTATGTGGCGGACGAAAATTTTTGTCAATCAATAAATGCACAGAATTAATCACGTCATCTTTCTAGGTGGATCTTTTACTGCCATGATATTTTTTGTTTGTTGAATTCCGACGATAACTAGCAACAAAGTAATAGCGTACTGGGCCAAATAGAAGCGTGGCCATATGACTGGGAAAAGGACAAAGTGAGCCGCGCTATACCCGAATAAAATCAGGTTTATCGTGTGTAATCTTTGAAAAGCACTGTCAGTTATAGTTCTAATGTTGGTTAAAAAACGCTTGAGATAGAATAAGTTTACTATCGTGTATATCAACAAAGGAAGATCATTTAACGCACGGCTTATACCTCTTTTTAGTGCGTGAAGGTAAATATTGATATCAACGATGGGACTGACTTCCGAAGGATTATTGAGTCTTTCTACGAGTGTAAAATAAAAGATGGTATGCCAGCCATAGTTCCCTGAAAGTTTATTTACCGAAAAGTAGACTAGTAGGCTGGCAAAAGCGGAAAGTGCATAGCCTTTAATTACATGCTTATCCCAGATAATAAAGTAGATTGCTAGGAGAATAGTAAGCATAATTAAATCGGTTCGCACCAATATTGCGATCGGAAGAAAGATGAATAAGTGACGGTATTTTTTTTCAATTAGCAGCTTGCAAATAAATATCGTTGCCAGTAGGGCGAGTCCGTCTGGCGTGCTGTATTGGGCGACCTCAATTAGTCCAAAAGGAATTAGCACGATAGGTAATGCCCATAGCAATATTGATGAGGCTTTAGCTGTATTCAAAAAAATGTTGGCTAGCAAGACTAATGATGTAAGTGTCGCAATAGCAGATATAGCATGGCTTACTACGAACGGGTTTAGTGACAGTGTTTTTCCGATAGCGATACAGGCTATATACAAAACTCGAATAGTATAGAAAGGTAGTTGGTGATAGAAGAGTTCCGGGTTGTTCATCATGTCGGTTCTATAATCGCCGGAAGT includes:
- the rfbD gene encoding dTDP-4-dehydrorhamnose reductase → MTTHILVTGSNGQLGSEIRQVADRQHANGEKSHTRFYCADRATLDITDAAAVETFCRDNAINIIINCAAYTAVDTAESEPTVADAINHIGAKNLATAARKQNISLVHISTDYVFSGHGCRPYRPSDDTAPTNVYGTSKLAGEKAILDECPDNSVIIRTAWVYSSFGKNFVKTMLTLAEKHAQLRVVADQVGSPTYAADLAEAIMKILPQLNHRGVKTYHYSNAGVCSWYDFAVSIFELSGTACDVSPITTEDYPTPAGRPPYSVMHTADFQADFEIRIPHWRESLKHCLAALDNNG
- the rmlC gene encoding dTDP-4-dehydrorhamnose 3,5-epimerase, which produces MKFIRTRIPDVFTIEPTVHGDDRGYFMESFRQDLLDDFLGHSIHFIQDNESSSQRGVLRGLHYQLSPAAQTKLVRVISGRVLDVAVDIRKNSPTFGQHVAVELSAANKKQLFVPQGFAHGFVVLDDNTVFGYKVDNLYSPSHDRGIAFNDPSLAIDWQLAEEDLLLSAKDQQQPLLNDAETFED
- the rfbA gene encoding Glucose-1-phosphate thymidylyltransferase 1, whose amino-acid sequence is MKGIILAGGSGTRLYPITKGVSKQLTPVYDKPMIYYPLSVLMLAGVSEILIITTPEDQQNFINLLGDGSDFGLSLSYAIQPSPDGLAQAFIIGEDFIGDDDVCLVLGDNIFYGHGLTEHLQQAVSNAKQDNQATVFGYYVNDPERYGVVDFDESGNALSIEEKPASPKSSYAVVGLYFYPNRVIDIAKAVEPSERGELEITTVNQAFLERQELRVNLLGRGFAWLDTGTHESLMQASNYIQTIEQRQGLKVACLEEIAFEMGYISKDKLLQLAEPLKKNQYGQYLLKRANESTKEKNLRLSQ
- the rffG_1 gene encoding dTDP-glucose 4,6-dehydratase 2, producing the protein MNIIVTGGAGFIGSSVIRHIVNCTDNTVLNIDKLTYAGNLENLQDIEANPRYAFIQADICDKDAMMAAFESFQPDAIMHLAAESHVDRSIDGPAEFIQTNIVGTCNLLEVARDYWNKLPEAQQPLFRFHHISTDEVYGDLDDSGLLFTESTPYSPSSPYSASKASSDHLVRAWHRTFGLPVVITNCSNNYGPYHFPEKLIPLVILNALDGKPLPIYGKGNQIRDWLYVEDHARALYKVVTEGSVGETYNIGGFNEIQNIDVVKTICSILDDLITEKPEGISHFEELITFVTDRPGHDQRYAIDASKIENELGWRPIETFETGIRKTVEWYLANREWANHVLDGSYQRNRLGTVK
- the tagE gene encoding Poly(glycerol-phosphate) alpha-glucosyltransferase; its protein translation is MFWVLPFCVFLFAIKYACRSVTAKGFKMHGSICVICNGVSPELAGGVQTFXRNLGLIFPGNLVFVDAFKERSESVIYRVPEMRHVIPARRGRLLKKVVQILNRDFRLDIERVLIRFYLLFRNADCYVINSPKDIRAVGAGRPIILVQHTRISRMKENKDYFDNNADLLAEVRDKISMFVVLSPYDVDPAQKLLGIDKDKIHVVRHMSSIPLLCGEKAGGKVLVMVGRLVNSVKRFDLVIDAMRCLPDFELKIYGNGPDRVMLEKTLLENGIANVELCGPTSDVTSALDKGGVYVSSSEVEGYGISLIEAMRRGLPVVVRDTYEAAVDIVEGNGVLLNAKWDRNEFIEAVKMIENNYESMSHASLIMGARHSEPEIARQWKDLHNTLIE